The genomic window TTGAATTTGTATCATTTGGTATTTGTTTCCTATTTTGTTTAATGGGCTATATCACCTTTAGAAAAAACCAATCCAATAATATGATAAAACAGTAAAAAAAGAAACGATTTTTTTCGTTTCTTTTTTTATACCCTCTTTTTATTTCTCAATCAACATGTTATGATATATCATATAAAAATAAATTTAAAATGATATATCAAAGGAGAGTTTAAATGTTACTTTCAAACATCGATACACGTCATGGGACAGCTAATCAACATAGCTATTCTAATGGAAATACCTTACCTTATACCGGTGTGCCATTTGCAATGAATTACTTCTGCCCGCAAACCACACATCAAAATGGGAGTTGGTGGTTTCATCCAAAAGATCATACTTTTCAAGGGATCCGTTTAACACATCAACCAAGTCCGTGGATGGGAGACTTTTCTCATTTATTACTTTCACCTGTGTCAGGAGCAATAAATTCCACTGATTTATTTTTTAACCAAGGATCTTATCGGCCTGAAGAAGCAACTTTTCAACCACATTACTTATCAATTTATTCTGAAAGACATCGTATCTTAACAGAATTGGTAGCGCATACTTATGGTGCACATATAAGATTTACCTTTAACCGAAAAAATATGACAACCGGAATGCTTTTTACCGCTCCTGGTATTAAATCAATCACTATTAAAAACAATCATGTAACTGGCTATATTTCTAATATGGCTGGTTGTGAAGATAAAGAGTTAAAAATGTATATCGACCTTTCTTTTTCTACAAATATTGAGTCTTTAAAATGCCAAGAAAATAATCACATGATTGATTTAGGAACTCAATACAAAGGAGAAGAAAAAACACTTTATCTGTCATTTGACAAGTTAGATTCTGATGGAGTGCTTGATTTACAACTTGCGACATCATTTATTAGTCAAGAACAAGCGACACTCAACCTAGAACGTGAATTACCTCATACTTTTGATGAACATAAAAATCTAGCTGCAGATAAATGGCTAAATTATCTCAATCGAATTGAAGTGAGCGACAAAAATAAGGAAAAAGTCGCACTATTTTATCAAATGATGTATCGTTGTTTCTTGTTTCCACAGACCTGGTATGAATTAGACAAAGACAACCAACCAATTCACTATGACACGTTAACTAAAACCATTAAATCAGGTTATTACTATACTAATAATGGCTTTTGGGATACTTGTCGTTCACTTTTTCCTCTGTATTCACTTATCGCAACAGAAGAATATGAAAAAATGCTAGCAGGTTTCTATAACGCGTACAAAAATAGTGGCTATTTACCAAAATGGCTCTCTCCTGATGAGAGAGGTTTAATGCCTGGCACATTGATTGATGCTGTCATCGCTGACGCTGCAGTAAAACATATTGCGACAGACAAGATGCCTGATTTTCTTGAAGCCATGTTAAAAAGTGCCACAACCGTTAGTGGAAAGGATAATTATGGTCGATCTGGCACACTTGATTATCTAACTTATGGCTATGTACCAAATCACTATCACGAAAGTGTCAACCACACTCAAGATTATGCTTATAGTGATTTTTGTATTTCACAAGTGGCTGAGGTGTTAGATGATAAAAACTTGGCACAAAAATACGCTAAACAATCACTTAATTATCGAAACTTAATTGACTTTGACTATGGTGTCTTACGTTCAAAAGATAAAAATGGACAGCCAAGAACACCTTTTAATCCCTATGCTTGGGGACGTGATTATGCTGAAGGAAGTGCCTACCAAAATAGTTTTGCTGCATTTCATGATTTTAGCGGTCTGATTCAATCTCTTGGTGGAAAGGAACGTTTCAAAGAAATTATCACAGATTTGTGCAATTCTTACCCTATTTTTGATGTTGACGGATATGGCTTTGAAATTCATGAAATGAGTGAAATGGCAGCCATTGACTTTGGACAAATTGCCATTTCTAACCAACCTAGTTTCCATCTACCATTTTTATTTAACTATGTTGGAGAACTATCAACTACCCAACACATTGTAAAAGAATTACTATCAAAAGCCTTTAAATTAGGATTTGATGGCTATCCGGGTGATGAAGATAACGGTAGCATGAGTGCTTGGTTTGTCTTGAACAGTTTAGGGTTTTATCCTGTGACTCCAGGTAGTGGTGAATATGTCATAGGCATTCCTTTTGTTGATAAAGCGGTGATTCATTTATCAAATGGAAATGACTTAACCATTCAGACAAATAATAATGTCCCGCAATATCACTATTCCAAAAATATTTTGAGAAATAATCAACACTACAACCAGCTCTTCTTTACCCATAATGATTTAATGACAGGTGGAAACATAGAATTTGACTTATGCTTAGTTCCACCAATCAAACACTACACAGAAACTGATTTACCTTTCTCATTAACATAAAAAATCTAGCGGAATTATTCCCCGCTAGATTTTTTTAGATAGGTTTCATAATAAATAATCGGTATCTGACTTCCCACACGATGTTTTTTAGTCATTAACTCCTGATACAGAGTATGTGCTTTTTTATCATTTTTTGATATCATGGCTTGCCATAACTGGTCTTCTAACATCACTCTATCAAACCAAGGTGTAATCTCTGTCAAAAAGTTAGGATTGTTCATTTTTTTCAGTCTTTCAAATGCTTGACTTAATTCTTTCAAAATATCTGTCAAGGCATCAATATCTTGTAGATTTACTAACTGCTGCCACTCTACTGGTATGCTTGGTTCAATATGTCTGTTGGTAAAATGTTTTGATAAAATATCTAATGCTCGGGCATTCTCTTCTGTTTGACCATACTCCTGTAATACTTGATACCACATCGCTAAATCATTTGCTCGATCTGTTTGCCACATATATTTTGCACTGTGTCCAACCGTTATTTTAGAAAGTTCCCACTGTGCCATTGGGTTTAATACAATTCCATTTACATTATACTGTTCATCTGATAGATGCTTACTGCGATTGCTATATTGACTTAAAAAAATTAATTCATTGTCTTGTTCAAAATCATTAACCGGTACATTATCCCAAATAATCATCTGACGTCGATAAATATTAGACATTTTTTTATGTCTTCTGTTGTAATATGTCGAGATAGTGTTGTTGGACCTGTCCAAAACAGTGGAATATCTTGATGTAACAATCTTGTCAATTCTTCTAAATATGGAGAATCATAGTGATTATCATATTCTGTTGGACAAGCAACAAATTTAACATAAGGGATTTCTTCTACTAAACAATCATAAATAGTGTTCATCAAATAAGCATGCGCTTGAGCACTTGTTTTAAATTTTTTCTTCACATCATCACTTAATTCATAAGCAATATCATCCATTAATAATCCAAAATGCGTCACACCTAATTGCAACATTTGTTTCAATTTATGTTTTAATACAGATAAATCTGTGTCATCTAAATAATCCAAGTCATTTCCTGGACTTATCATATACCAAAAATCAACGTGATTAGCTTTTGATAGATTTAATAACTCTCTAAATTCATCTAGTTTCTCTTTGGGGTAT from Vagococcus martis includes these protein-coding regions:
- a CDS encoding GH92 family glycosyl hydrolase: MLLSNIDTRHGTANQHSYSNGNTLPYTGVPFAMNYFCPQTTHQNGSWWFHPKDHTFQGIRLTHQPSPWMGDFSHLLLSPVSGAINSTDLFFNQGSYRPEEATFQPHYLSIYSERHRILTELVAHTYGAHIRFTFNRKNMTTGMLFTAPGIKSITIKNNHVTGYISNMAGCEDKELKMYIDLSFSTNIESLKCQENNHMIDLGTQYKGEEKTLYLSFDKLDSDGVLDLQLATSFISQEQATLNLERELPHTFDEHKNLAADKWLNYLNRIEVSDKNKEKVALFYQMMYRCFLFPQTWYELDKDNQPIHYDTLTKTIKSGYYYTNNGFWDTCRSLFPLYSLIATEEYEKMLAGFYNAYKNSGYLPKWLSPDERGLMPGTLIDAVIADAAVKHIATDKMPDFLEAMLKSATTVSGKDNYGRSGTLDYLTYGYVPNHYHESVNHTQDYAYSDFCISQVAEVLDDKNLAQKYAKQSLNYRNLIDFDYGVLRSKDKNGQPRTPFNPYAWGRDYAEGSAYQNSFAAFHDFSGLIQSLGGKERFKEIITDLCNSYPIFDVDGYGFEIHEMSEMAAIDFGQIAISNQPSFHLPFLFNYVGELSTTQHIVKELLSKAFKLGFDGYPGDEDNGSMSAWFVLNSLGFYPVTPGSGEYVIGIPFVDKAVIHLSNGNDLTIQTNNNVPQYHYSKNILRNNQHYNQLFFTHNDLMTGGNIEFDLCLVPPIKHYTETDLPFSLT